The following are encoded together in the Thalassolituus oleivorans MIL-1 genome:
- the metW gene encoding methionine biosynthesis protein MetW has product MNKLREDLAIIQQWVKPNSQVLDLGCGEGTLLRYLQDSKNVRGYGLEIDDDKITACIRNGVNVIEQNLDNGLSNFRDNSIDTVIMTQALQAVQRPDLLLDEMLRIGKEAIVTFPNFGYWRTRFYLMLKGRMPMSETLPYNWYDTPNIHMCTFRDFEVLCRGKGIRILNKTVVDDQHKEHWRMQVWPAMLGEIAVYHITRR; this is encoded by the coding sequence ATGAATAAATTACGTGAAGACCTCGCCATTATTCAGCAATGGGTGAAACCAAATAGCCAAGTGCTCGATTTAGGCTGCGGTGAAGGTACCTTATTGCGCTACCTACAAGACAGTAAAAATGTCCGCGGCTATGGCTTAGAAATTGATGACGATAAAATTACCGCCTGCATTCGCAACGGCGTTAATGTTATTGAACAAAATCTCGATAATGGCCTTAGTAATTTTCGCGACAACAGCATTGATACCGTCATCATGACCCAAGCACTGCAAGCCGTGCAGCGTCCTGATCTACTGTTAGACGAGATGTTGCGAATTGGTAAAGAAGCCATCGTCACCTTTCCTAACTTTGGCTACTGGCGCACGCGTTTTTATCTTATGCTTAAAGGCCGCATGCCCATGTCGGAGACCTTGCCGTATAACTGGTACGATACGCCGAACATTCATATGTGCACCTTCCGCGATTTTGAAGTGTTATGTCGCGGCAAAGGCATTCGGATTTTAAATAAAACCGTAGTCGACGATCAGCATAAAGAACACTGGCGCATGCAAGTATGGCCAGCCATGCTGGGCGAAATTGCGGTTTACCACATCACAAGGAGATAG
- a CDS encoding DUF4426 domain-containing protein, giving the protein MKLLFVRQFAQIVAVALVLLSAHAQAADTGEQKKVFGEYEVHYIGLNSSFLPEDAAAAYNIPRSRSLGYLSISILKDEGGELAVPVSAKLTGTIRNLIGQVRELEFREIKETNAVYYISTFRFDDKDMYTIDLKATPEGQPRTFDVTFSQQFYQE; this is encoded by the coding sequence ATGAAATTATTATTCGTACGTCAATTTGCTCAAATCGTTGCCGTTGCTCTCGTTTTATTGAGCGCCCATGCACAAGCGGCTGATACTGGTGAACAGAAAAAAGTTTTTGGTGAATACGAAGTTCACTATATTGGTTTAAATTCGAGCTTTTTACCCGAAGATGCAGCTGCGGCCTATAATATCCCGCGCTCTCGTTCGTTAGGTTATTTAAGCATTTCTATTCTTAAAGACGAAGGTGGCGAATTAGCAGTGCCTGTTTCGGCAAAATTAACCGGGACCATCCGTAATTTAATTGGTCAGGTGCGTGAACTGGAATTTCGTGAAATTAAAGAGACTAATGCCGTGTATTACATCTCAACGTTTCGCTTCGATGATAAAGATATGTACACCATTGATCTAAAAGCGACTCCGGAAGGCCAACCCCGCACTTTCGATGTCACTTTCAGTCAGCAGTTTTATCAAGAATAG